From Chaetodon auriga isolate fChaAug3 chromosome 10, fChaAug3.hap1, whole genome shotgun sequence, a single genomic window includes:
- the pex10 gene encoding peroxisome biogenesis factor 10 isoform X2, which translates to MPLAPANQSQLIRSSQKDEYYQTFLRNNANEAFQTLAGSKRWLDWRREIELLSDLAYYGLTTFSGYQTLGEEYVSIVQVDPSKRKIPSAPRRGLFVLCHAFFPYLLDKVLMCLENELEGEQESRSGVSRRRATAGLWSLESWLKMWIQRAVGLLSEPQRKACLPAVFVLQQSLTLLHRLHVALFYISGAFYHLSKRVAGISYLRVTGLNSDDGTIRSSYRLLGAVSLLQLLITVCLQLNNFRQRQRARQEWKLYRNLSPQRTQSSGPRVARCILCLEERRHSTSTPCGHLFCWECITEWCNTKAECPLCREKFQPHRLFTTIPAWCDPPKTLLTCLEEATGTGEYYSCSQRQ; encoded by the exons ATGCCGCTCGCTCCTGCAAACCAGTCCCAGTTGATTCGGTCCAGTCAGAAGGATGAATATTATCAAACGTTTCTGAGAAACAACGCCAACGAAGCTTTCCAGACACTTGCTG GATCTAAACGGTGGCTggactggaggagagagatagagctgctgtcagacctTGCGTACTATGGATTAACAACATTCTCAG GTTACCAAACCCTGGGTGAGGAATATGTCAGCATCGTCCAGGTGGATCCGTCTAAACGTAAAATCCCCTCAGCACCCAGACGAGGCCTCTTCGTCCTCTGCCATGCCTTCTTTCCTTACCTCCTGGACAAGGTCCTGATGTGTTTGGAGAACGAGCTGGAGGGTGAGCAGGAGAGCCGCAGCGGTGTCAGTCGGCGGCGTGCGACTGCTGGCCTGTGGAGCCTGGAGTCCTGGCTGAAGATGTGGATTCAGCGGGCAGTGGGGCTGCTGTCGGAGCCCCAGAGGAAGGCATGCCTGCCAGCCGTGTTTGTCCTCCAGCAGAGTCTGACCCTCCTGCACAGACTCCACGTGGCTCTTTTCTACATCAGTGGCGCTTTCTATCACCTGTCTAAGAGGGTGGCTGGCATCAGCTAT CTGCGTGTGACGGGGCTGAACAGCGACGATGGGACCATCAGAAGCAGCTACAGGCTGCTGGGGGCCGTgtccctcctccagctgctcatcactgtttgtctgcagctcaACAacttcagacagagacagagagccagacagGAGTGGAAGCTGTACAGGAACCTCAG TCCTCAGCGTACGCAGAGCTCAGGCCCCAGAGTTGCCCGCTGTATCCTGTGCCTGGAGGAGCGGAGACACTCCACGTCCACTCCCTGTGGACACCTCTTCTGCTGGGAGTGCATCACAGAGTGGTGCAACACCAAG gCGGAGTGCCCTCTGTGTCGGGAGAAGTTTCAGCCTCACAGACTG TTCACAACGATACCAGCTTGGTGTGACCCCCCCAAAACGCTGCTGACCTGCTTGGAAGAGGCTACTGGCACAGGAGAATACTACAGTTGCAGTCAAAGACAGTGA
- the pex10 gene encoding peroxisome biogenesis factor 10 isoform X3, which translates to MPLAPANQSQLIRSSQKDEYYQTFLRNNANEAFQTLAGSKRWLDWRREIELLSDLAYYGLTTFSGYQTLGEEYVSIVQVDPSKRKIPSAPRRGLFVLCHAFFPYLLDKVLMCLENELEGEQESRSGVSRRRATAGLWSLESWLKMWIQRAVGLLSEPQRKACLPAVFVLQQSLTLLHRLHVALFYISGAFYHLSKRVAGISYLRVTGLNSDDGTIRSSYRLLGAVSLLQLLITVCLQLNNFRQRQRARQEWKLYRNLSPQRTQSSGPRVARCILCLEERRHSTSTPCGHLFCWECITEWCNTKAECPLCREKFQPHRLVYLRNYS; encoded by the exons ATGCCGCTCGCTCCTGCAAACCAGTCCCAGTTGATTCGGTCCAGTCAGAAGGATGAATATTATCAAACGTTTCTGAGAAACAACGCCAACGAAGCTTTCCAGACACTTGCTG GATCTAAACGGTGGCTggactggaggagagagatagagctgctgtcagacctTGCGTACTATGGATTAACAACATTCTCAG GTTACCAAACCCTGGGTGAGGAATATGTCAGCATCGTCCAGGTGGATCCGTCTAAACGTAAAATCCCCTCAGCACCCAGACGAGGCCTCTTCGTCCTCTGCCATGCCTTCTTTCCTTACCTCCTGGACAAGGTCCTGATGTGTTTGGAGAACGAGCTGGAGGGTGAGCAGGAGAGCCGCAGCGGTGTCAGTCGGCGGCGTGCGACTGCTGGCCTGTGGAGCCTGGAGTCCTGGCTGAAGATGTGGATTCAGCGGGCAGTGGGGCTGCTGTCGGAGCCCCAGAGGAAGGCATGCCTGCCAGCCGTGTTTGTCCTCCAGCAGAGTCTGACCCTCCTGCACAGACTCCACGTGGCTCTTTTCTACATCAGTGGCGCTTTCTATCACCTGTCTAAGAGGGTGGCTGGCATCAGCTAT CTGCGTGTGACGGGGCTGAACAGCGACGATGGGACCATCAGAAGCAGCTACAGGCTGCTGGGGGCCGTgtccctcctccagctgctcatcactgtttgtctgcagctcaACAacttcagacagagacagagagccagacagGAGTGGAAGCTGTACAGGAACCTCAG TCCTCAGCGTACGCAGAGCTCAGGCCCCAGAGTTGCCCGCTGTATCCTGTGCCTGGAGGAGCGGAGACACTCCACGTCCACTCCCTGTGGACACCTCTTCTGCTGGGAGTGCATCACAGAGTGGTGCAACACCAAG gCGGAGTGCCCTCTGTGTCGGGAGAAGTTTCAGCCTCACAGACTGGTGTACCTGAGGAACTACAGCTAG
- the pex10 gene encoding peroxisome biogenesis factor 10 isoform X1, translated as MPLAPANQSQLIRSSQKDEYYQTFLRNNANEAFQTLAGSKRWLDWRREIELLSDLAYYGLTTFSGYQTLGEEYVSIVQVDPSKRKIPSAPRRGLFVLCHAFFPYLLDKVLMCLENELEGEQESRSGVSRRRATAGLWSLESWLKMWIQRAVGLLSEPQRKACLPAVFVLQQSLTLLHRLHVALFYISGAFYHLSKRVAGISYVAACDGAEQRRWDHQKQLQAAGGRVPPPAAHHCLSAAQQLQTETESQTGVEAVQEPQSSAYAELRPQSCPLYPVPGGAETLHVHSLWTPLLLGVHHRVVQHQGGVPSVSGEVSASQTGVPEELQLELQSLIHTHTHTHTHTHTHTHTHTWWMAMQPLCSFSK; from the exons ATGCCGCTCGCTCCTGCAAACCAGTCCCAGTTGATTCGGTCCAGTCAGAAGGATGAATATTATCAAACGTTTCTGAGAAACAACGCCAACGAAGCTTTCCAGACACTTGCTG GATCTAAACGGTGGCTggactggaggagagagatagagctgctgtcagacctTGCGTACTATGGATTAACAACATTCTCAG GTTACCAAACCCTGGGTGAGGAATATGTCAGCATCGTCCAGGTGGATCCGTCTAAACGTAAAATCCCCTCAGCACCCAGACGAGGCCTCTTCGTCCTCTGCCATGCCTTCTTTCCTTACCTCCTGGACAAGGTCCTGATGTGTTTGGAGAACGAGCTGGAGGGTGAGCAGGAGAGCCGCAGCGGTGTCAGTCGGCGGCGTGCGACTGCTGGCCTGTGGAGCCTGGAGTCCTGGCTGAAGATGTGGATTCAGCGGGCAGTGGGGCTGCTGTCGGAGCCCCAGAGGAAGGCATGCCTGCCAGCCGTGTTTGTCCTCCAGCAGAGTCTGACCCTCCTGCACAGACTCCACGTGGCTCTTTTCTACATCAGTGGCGCTTTCTATCACCTGTCTAAGAGGGTGGCTGGCATCAGCTATGTAG CTGCGTGTGACGGGGCTGAACAGCGACGATGGGACCATCAGAAGCAGCTACAGGCTGCTGGGGGCCGTgtccctcctccagctgctcatcactgtttgtctgcagctcaACAacttcagacagagacagagagccagacagGAGTGGAAGCTGTACAGGAACCTCAG TCCTCAGCGTACGCAGAGCTCAGGCCCCAGAGTTGCCCGCTGTATCCTGTGCCTGGAGGAGCGGAGACACTCCACGTCCACTCCCTGTGGACACCTCTTCTGCTGGGAGTGCATCACAGAGTGGTGCAACACCAAG gCGGAGTGCCCTCTGTGTCGGGAGAAGTTTCAGCCTCACAGACTGGTGTACCTGAGGAACTACAGCTAGAACTACAGAgcctgatacacacacacacacacacacacacacacacacacacacacacacacacacacacctggtggaTGGCCATGCAACCTTTGTGTTCTTTTTCAAAGTAA